Proteins found in one Nostoc sp. NIES-3756 genomic segment:
- a CDS encoding response regulator transcription factor, producing METLTHTDWQRMLEFVRSLYAPCSLDKFPTQVLTALPKLVGAETFAIGSFNIGDTPFSPRFYTFPRYEVGMAAESFTSQRQNFLAHPVAQHYFQTLDGQALAISDFFNEQEFQCREAFYAFFQSFGLADQMSIYFQLPSIGNADRFHQGQDHLVLSISRDRRNFTQRDRLILNLIRPHLQQAYENLVAFNQLQYQLVEQHQVTEQAAIISLSINGKVKWMTQKAGEILHHYFPPSNAKFFLPDLLQRWVNHQVFELVQSTETFTSPCPLRLELDGRRLTIRLNYNTELGQIYLLLEETQPIEFSIEVLQMMGLTKREAEVLFWLAKDQSTNEVAQLLGISDRTVKKHLENVYEKFGVKSRLAAVIYIFQHLGILNK from the coding sequence ATGGAAACTTTGACACACACTGATTGGCAGCGTATGCTTGAGTTTGTGCGATCGCTTTACGCGCCTTGCAGTCTTGATAAATTTCCCACACAAGTACTGACTGCTTTACCAAAATTAGTAGGTGCAGAAACATTTGCTATAGGAAGTTTCAATATTGGAGATACACCCTTCTCACCTCGTTTCTACACGTTTCCTCGTTACGAAGTAGGGATGGCTGCGGAATCATTCACATCTCAACGTCAAAATTTTTTGGCTCATCCAGTTGCACAGCATTATTTCCAAACACTTGATGGACAAGCACTAGCAATTTCCGATTTTTTTAATGAGCAAGAATTTCAATGCAGAGAAGCTTTTTATGCTTTTTTTCAGTCGTTTGGATTGGCAGATCAGATGAGCATATACTTTCAGCTTCCCTCCATCGGCAATGCTGATCGGTTTCATCAAGGACAAGACCACTTGGTTTTATCAATCAGCCGCGATCGCCGCAACTTCACACAACGCGATCGCCTAATCCTCAATCTAATTCGTCCTCATCTCCAACAAGCATACGAAAATCTGGTTGCTTTTAACCAGTTACAGTATCAACTTGTCGAACAACACCAAGTAACCGAGCAAGCAGCAATCATTTCACTGTCTATTAACGGTAAGGTGAAGTGGATGACTCAAAAAGCAGGGGAAATATTACATCACTACTTTCCACCATCGAATGCCAAATTTTTTTTGCCTGACCTCTTGCAAAGATGGGTAAATCACCAAGTATTCGAGTTAGTCCAATCAACGGAAACTTTTACTTCTCCTTGTCCTCTGCGCTTAGAATTAGATGGACGCAGACTAACAATTCGTTTAAATTACAATACCGAGTTAGGACAAATTTACTTGTTATTAGAAGAAACTCAACCAATCGAGTTCTCAATTGAAGTGCTGCAAATGATGGGGCTAACCAAACGGGAAGCGGAAGTATTGTTTTGGTTGGCAAAAGATCAAAGTACAAACGAAGTTGCACAGCTTTTAGGAATAAGCGATCGCACTGTCAAGAAACATTTAGAAAACGTTTATGAGAAGTTTGGTGTTAAAAGTCGTCTCGCTGCGGTGATTTACATATTCCAGCACTTAGGGATTCTTAATAAATAG
- a CDS encoding M16 family metallopeptidase has translation MFPASVFRLDNGLTFIHQEIPTTPVVVADVWVRAGAIREPEPWFGMAHFLEHMIFKGTATLPPGMFDHQIENRGGVSNAATSYDYANYSLTTAAPYLEDTLPHLADLLLNAVIPEDEFERERDVVLEEIRACYDDPDSVGFQCLLESIYQDHPYGRSVLGTEEELMQQSPQAMRCFHRAHYQPENMTVVIAGGIAQQPAWDLVQRSFADFAQPLACPQIKTVSKPAIKGVIRQELTLPRIEQARLLMAWVVPGVEQLRTAYGLDLLSVLLAEGRTSRLVRELREELQLVQGVCTNFSLQCESSLFTVSAWLEPENLERVEELILSHLEEIQTNGVSEQEIARTRRLLCNEYAFSTETPNQLTGLYGYYNTIAQAELAVTYPHQIQSFGTQELQQLAKQHLSPQNYAVTILKPL, from the coding sequence GTGTTTCCAGCCTCGGTATTTCGATTAGACAATGGTTTAACATTTATTCATCAAGAAATTCCGACTACACCCGTTGTTGTGGCTGATGTCTGGGTGCGAGCGGGAGCAATTCGTGAGCCAGAACCTTGGTTTGGGATGGCACACTTTTTAGAACACATGATTTTCAAGGGAACAGCCACCTTACCACCGGGAATGTTCGACCACCAAATCGAAAATAGAGGTGGAGTAAGTAATGCAGCTACCAGCTATGATTATGCTAACTACTCTCTAACTACAGCTGCTCCTTACCTAGAAGATACCCTTCCTCATTTAGCAGATTTACTACTCAATGCCGTAATTCCAGAAGATGAATTTGAGCGGGAAAGAGATGTAGTATTAGAAGAGATTCGCGCTTGCTATGACGACCCTGACTCGGTAGGATTTCAATGCTTGTTAGAAAGCATCTATCAGGATCATCCTTATGGGCGTTCAGTTTTGGGAACCGAGGAAGAACTGATGCAGCAATCACCTCAAGCTATGCGCTGCTTTCATCGCGCTCACTACCAACCCGAAAATATGACCGTAGTGATTGCTGGTGGTATTGCTCAACAACCAGCTTGGGATTTGGTGCAGCGTTCATTTGCTGATTTTGCTCAACCTTTAGCATGTCCACAAATCAAAACAGTCAGCAAACCAGCAATTAAGGGAGTGATTCGGCAAGAATTGACTTTACCCCGTATAGAACAAGCTAGATTGTTAATGGCGTGGGTTGTCCCAGGCGTAGAACAACTGCGCACAGCTTACGGTTTAGATTTGTTGTCAGTGTTACTAGCTGAAGGGCGAACTTCTCGCCTAGTTAGAGAGTTAAGAGAAGAACTACAATTAGTCCAAGGAGTTTGCACTAATTTCTCTTTGCAATGTGAATCCAGCCTGTTTACTGTTAGTGCTTGGTTGGAGCCAGAAAACCTAGAAAGAGTTGAGGAATTAATTCTGAGCCATTTAGAGGAAATCCAAACCAATGGCGTAAGCGAACAAGAAATAGCCCGTACCCGCAGACTTTTATGCAATGAGTACGCCTTCTCTACAGAAACGCCAAACCAGCTAACAGGGCTTTACGGCTACTACAATACCATTGCCCAAGCAGAATTAGCAGTCACCTATCCACATCAAATTCAATCATTTGGTACTCAAGAACTGCAACAATTAGCTAAACAGCATCTTTCACCACAGAATTACGCTGTTACCATCCTTAAACCTCTTTAG
- a CDS encoding M16 family metallopeptidase encodes MTQTVKPSLAHSPIHRTVLDNGIVVLVAENPAADIIAGRIFIRAGSCYEKREQAGLAHLLASVMTKGCDGLSSLEIAEQVESLGASLSADTSTDYFLLSLKTVTSDFPEILALAGRILRSPTFPETQIELERRLALQDIRSQKEQPFTLAFEQMRQVMYQNHPYAMSVLGDENTLSSITKQDLVDYHQTYFRPDNVVISIAGRITLQEAIALAEQVFSDWQTPTIASPVINLPDIPINPRHQLKPVQTQQSIVMLGYLGPSVSSPDYAAMKLLSTYLGNGLSSRLFVELREKRGLAYEVSAFYPTRLYPASFVVYMGTAPENTRIALEGLRTEVELLVNEEVSANSLQAAKNKILGQYALGKQTNGQIAQIYGWYEILGLGIDFDREFQQLITSVTAQDAITSARQYLQQPYISLVGQENAINQAIN; translated from the coding sequence ATGACCCAAACTGTGAAACCATCTCTCGCACACTCCCCAATTCATCGCACCGTATTAGACAATGGCATTGTTGTGCTGGTAGCAGAAAATCCAGCCGCAGATATTATTGCAGGACGAATTTTTATCCGTGCTGGTAGTTGTTATGAAAAACGAGAACAGGCGGGTTTAGCCCATTTGTTGGCTTCTGTGATGACTAAGGGATGTGACGGACTTTCTAGTTTGGAAATTGCCGAACAGGTGGAGTCTCTAGGTGCAAGTTTGAGTGCTGATACTTCTACCGATTACTTTTTGTTGTCGTTGAAGACGGTGACATCGGATTTCCCGGAGATTTTAGCATTGGCGGGGCGGATTTTGCGATCGCCCACATTTCCCGAAACCCAAATCGAACTCGAACGACGTTTAGCCCTCCAAGATATCCGCTCTCAAAAAGAGCAACCCTTTACCCTCGCCTTTGAGCAAATGCGGCAGGTAATGTATCAAAATCATCCCTATGCCATGTCTGTATTAGGCGATGAAAATACCCTGAGCAGCATCACTAAACAAGACTTGGTAGATTATCACCAAACTTATTTTCGTCCAGATAATGTAGTAATTAGTATTGCTGGGCGAATTACATTACAAGAAGCAATAGCTTTAGCAGAACAAGTTTTTAGTGATTGGCAAACACCAACCATAGCCTCTCCAGTAATTAATTTACCAGATATTCCTATAAATCCCAGGCATCAGTTAAAGCCAGTACAAACACAGCAGTCCATCGTTATGCTTGGCTATTTAGGCCCATCGGTAAGTTCTCCTGACTACGCTGCGATGAAATTACTGTCTACTTATTTAGGCAATGGTCTTTCTAGCCGCTTGTTCGTAGAACTGCGAGAAAAGCGGGGATTAGCTTATGAAGTCTCAGCGTTTTATCCTACTAGGCTTTATCCAGCATCCTTTGTAGTCTACATGGGTACAGCACCAGAAAATACCCGCATCGCCTTAGAAGGATTGCGGACAGAAGTTGAGCTATTAGTTAATGAAGAAGTATCAGCTAATAGTTTACAAGCTGCCAAAAACAAGATATTAGGACAATATGCCTTAGGTAAACAAACTAATGGTCAGATTGCTCAAATCTACGGCTGGTATGAAATTTTGGGTTTAGGAATTGACTTTGACAGAGAATTTCAACAACTAATTACCTCCGTAACTGCTCAAGATGCTATCACATCAGCACGGCAGTATTTGCAGCAACCTTACATATCTTTAGTTGGTCAAGAAAACGCAATTAATCAAGCAATTAATTAA
- a CDS encoding peptidoglycan-binding domain-containing protein, with amino-acid sequence MKASLRASITYLKPQNTFRCFRVSKFYWLLILSSMTTFIGSSAVVAIAPPQQIAQQVVINRPTLRVGSQGERVSELQAALRLLGFYSGAVDGVYNESTANAVSGFKQAAGLTPDGIVDAATWQRLFPNQATGIPSASVPSTTPNPPANLVNDFPVPTQSTTTPTVNPRVTTPAPLNNTRPQPRPTTSRQPSNQVVNTKPAPSRVTTPNPRRQTTPQRPSSTPSFSTTPADQRLSGIQYTTEGWPILRVGMKNSEVTKLQQRLSQLGFLKGGVDGYFGVQTEEALKAAQRRYGIEPDGVAGGATWEALVRRSPTTGRSSSPNTGRSTSSQQR; translated from the coding sequence ATGAAAGCCAGCTTGAGAGCAAGTATCACTTACTTAAAGCCACAAAATACATTTCGCTGCTTTAGGGTAAGCAAGTTTTATTGGCTTCTTATATTATCCTCGATGACTACTTTCATCGGCTCTTCGGCTGTTGTAGCAATTGCGCCACCACAACAAATTGCCCAACAAGTTGTCATTAACCGTCCTACCCTCAGAGTTGGGAGTCAAGGTGAACGTGTCTCTGAACTGCAAGCGGCGCTGAGGCTTTTAGGGTTTTATTCAGGTGCAGTAGATGGAGTTTATAACGAAAGTACAGCCAATGCTGTGTCTGGGTTCAAACAAGCGGCTGGCTTAACTCCAGATGGTATTGTTGATGCTGCTACTTGGCAAAGATTATTTCCTAATCAAGCAACAGGTATACCATCTGCTTCTGTACCAAGCACAACACCAAATCCGCCAGCCAACTTAGTAAATGATTTTCCTGTTCCCACCCAGTCAACAACTACTCCGACTGTTAACCCCAGAGTTACAACTCCTGCTCCATTAAATAATACAAGACCTCAGCCAAGACCAACTACCTCTAGACAGCCTTCTAATCAAGTTGTTAATACTAAACCCGCTCCTTCTCGGGTAACAACGCCCAATCCCAGAAGACAAACAACCCCACAACGACCATCTTCCACCCCAAGCTTTAGCACCACACCTGCTGATCAACGACTTTCTGGTATACAATACACTACCGAAGGCTGGCCGATTTTGCGTGTGGGGATGAAAAATTCGGAAGTAACCAAGTTACAACAAAGATTGAGTCAGCTTGGTTTTTTAAAGGGTGGGGTTGATGGATATTTTGGAGTGCAGACAGAGGAAGCACTCAAAGCTGCTCAAAGACGCTATGGTATAGAACCTGATGGTGTGGCTGGTGGTGCTACTTGGGAAGCACTAGTACGGCGTTCGCCAACGACGGGGCGAAGCTCATCGCCTAATACAGGACGTAGCACATCGTCCCAGCAACGTTAG